A portion of the Saprospiraceae bacterium genome contains these proteins:
- a CDS encoding DMT family transporter has protein sequence MKAKLLSYWKPLTAVVLWGCSFIATKIALSEIAPLTIIFLRLILASILLSFLAVYTHKSFKLSWKNHRNIFILAVIAAFHLWIQVTGMQFTTAANTGWIIGTAPIFMAIVGFITFKESLSPIRIFGILLAFFGLLLLMSKGDFSSIDFLSNKGDFLILASAFTWSIYSAVNKKISLSYSPLLTILFLFLMMAIIISPFSINSPAFHSVIELSAKGWFAILFLGIFCSGIAYVLWAQSLKEMDSVKVGAFLYFEPFVTVFAAWLMLREEITFIMILSGVIISLGVIIVNFNFRTFLRDLLHSNK, from the coding sequence CTACAAAAATTGCGCTTAGTGAAATTGCCCCGCTAACAATAATATTTTTAAGATTAATTCTTGCTTCAATCTTATTATCGTTTCTTGCAGTTTATACGCATAAGAGTTTTAAGCTAAGCTGGAAAAATCACAGAAATATTTTCATTCTTGCAGTTATTGCCGCATTTCATCTTTGGATACAAGTAACCGGCATGCAGTTCACAACAGCCGCAAACACTGGCTGGATAATTGGAACCGCGCCAATATTCATGGCAATTGTTGGTTTTATAACTTTCAAGGAATCACTTTCACCAATTAGGATTTTTGGCATTCTTCTCGCATTCTTTGGTTTGTTGTTGCTGATGAGTAAAGGAGATTTTTCATCAATTGATTTTCTTTCCAACAAAGGTGATTTTTTAATCCTTGCAAGCGCATTTACCTGGAGCATTTATTCCGCTGTTAATAAAAAAATCTCTTTATCTTATTCTCCGCTGCTTACTATTTTATTTTTATTCCTAATGATGGCGATAATCATTTCACCTTTTTCAATTAATTCACCCGCATTTCATTCCGTTATTGAGTTATCCGCTAAAGGATGGTTTGCTATTTTATTTCTTGGAATATTCTGCTCGGGAATTGCCTATGTTCTCTGGGCGCAATCTCTGAAAGAAATGGATTCGGTTAAAGTCGGTGCATTTCTCTACTTTGAACCCTTCGTTACGGTTTTTGCCGCATGGCTTATGCTCCGGGAAGAAATAACTTTTATAATGATTTTAAGCGGAGTTATCATTTCTCTGGGTGTAATTATCGTAAATTTCAATTTTCGCACATTCTTACGTGACCTACTTCACAGCAACAAATAA